Below is a genomic region from Magnetococcales bacterium.
GTGGATGTCGAGATGGTACGTGCCGGGTTGACCCCACGGCGTTTGGCACCGTTTGGTCTCCATCCGCAACAATTCATAGCCGATGCCGAGGTCATTGCGGCGGCACAGAAGGGTGGCGAGACCCGGGCGACCGAGGCGATGCGCAAGGCCTGGCGGTTGGGGTTGTTGACCGGTGGTATTGTTGCCATTGGCAATGCCCCCACAGCGCTTTTGGAAATCTTGCGTCTGGTGGCAGACGAAGGGGTCCGTCCGGCCCTGGTGGTGGGTATGCCGGTTGGTTTCATTTCGGCAGCCGAATCCAAGGCGGCGCTGGCGGCAGTCACCCAGGTGCCATGGATAACGGTGACCGGGACCAAGGGCGGTTCGGCCCTGGCG
It encodes:
- a CDS encoding precorrin-8X methylmutase codes for the protein MTTHTLSLTNTQESSSPLSPPPLVARGAGIESASFQHIDAHAGDRAGYDAAQWTLVRRLIHTSGDFAFNGLTCFHPDAIAAGVAALRGGCSLVVDVEMVRAGLTPRRLAPFGLHPQQFIADAEVIAAAQKGGETRATEAMRKAWRLGLLTGGIVAIGNAPTALLEILRLVADEGVRPALVVGMPVGFISAAESKAALAAVTQVPWITVTGTKGGSALAVAAIHALLDLAAKQSS